From Candidatus Methylomirabilota bacterium, the proteins below share one genomic window:
- the fmt gene encoding methionyl-tRNA formyltransferase translates to MRVLFYGTPEFALPTLEALLERHTVAAVVTQPDKPAGRGRHLQPPPVKERALAAGLPVLQPPRLRDPGWPERLAVVGADIAVVVAFGQILPKAVLDVPPRGSINVHASVLPRYRGAAPIAWAIIRGETESGITTFQMDPGMDTGDVLLSESTPIGPAETAGKLSARLSQLGARVMIRTLEQLDLLTPRPQDHSQATMAPRLKKEDGWLRLAEPARDLVNRVRGCNPWPGAAVMTPAGRLLIRRAAAVPHPCDAAPGTLVQSGPGATCIATGRGLFLPVEVQPENRKTMAWEDFLRGARLQQGARVTEIGA, encoded by the coding sequence TTGCGCGTTCTCTTCTACGGGACGCCCGAGTTCGCGCTGCCGACGCTCGAAGCCCTCCTCGAGCGCCACACCGTCGCCGCCGTCGTCACCCAGCCCGACAAGCCCGCCGGCCGCGGCCGGCATCTCCAGCCGCCGCCGGTCAAGGAACGCGCGCTGGCCGCGGGCCTTCCGGTGCTCCAGCCGCCGAGACTGCGCGATCCCGGCTGGCCCGAGCGGTTGGCAGTGGTTGGGGCCGACATAGCTGTCGTGGTCGCCTTCGGCCAGATCCTTCCCAAGGCCGTGCTCGACGTCCCGCCGCGCGGCTCCATCAACGTCCACGCCTCGGTCCTGCCGCGCTACCGAGGCGCAGCGCCCATCGCATGGGCCATCATCCGCGGCGAGACCGAGAGCGGCATCACGACCTTCCAGATGGATCCCGGCATGGACACGGGCGACGTGCTGCTCTCCGAGTCCACGCCCATAGGCCCCGCGGAGACGGCGGGCAAGCTGTCGGCGCGGCTGAGCCAACTCGGCGCGCGCGTGATGATCCGCACGCTGGAGCAGCTGGATCTGCTGACGCCGCGGCCACAGGACCACTCTCAGGCCACCATGGCGCCGCGGCTCAAGAAGGAAGACGGCTGGCTGCGCCTTGCCGAGCCGGCGCGCGATCTCGTGAACCGCGTGCGCGGCTGCAATCCCTGGCCCGGCGCCGCGGTGATGACGCCCGCGGGCCGCCTCCTCATCCGGCGCGCCGCCGCCGTGCCGCACCCGTGCGACGCCGCGCCCGGCACGCTCGTCCAGAGCGGTCCCGGCGCTACCTGCATCGCGACGGGGCGCGGCCTCTTCTTGCCCGTCGAGGTTCAGCCAGAGAACCGCAAGACCATGGCGTGGGAGGACTTCCTGCGCGGCGCGCGGCTGCAGCAGGGCGCGCGAGTCACGGAGATCGGCGCGTGA